The following coding sequences lie in one Equus przewalskii isolate Varuska chromosome 25, EquPr2, whole genome shotgun sequence genomic window:
- the BEGAIN gene encoding brain-enriched guanylate kinase-associated protein isoform X3, with the protein MALQRINQELEDKLYRMGQHYEEEKRALSHEIVALNSHLLEAKVTIDKLSEDNELYRQDCSLAAQLLQCSQTYGRVHKVSELPSEFQERVSLHMEKHGCSLPSPLCHPAYADSVPTCVIAKVLEKPDPASLSSRLSDASARDLAFGDCGEKPGARPPYKGDIYCSDTALYCPEERRRDRRPSVDAPGTDVGFLRAQNSTDSAADEEDEAEAAAFPAAFRHEAFPAYAASLPTSSSYSSFSATSEEKEPAPPGTLPAAQQALYRPGRDELFERAPPAAAAFQGSPRFAKAAAAVAAPLEAEVAPGFARTVSPYPAEPFRFPASPGPRQALMPPNLWSLRAQPGAARLPGEDARARWRPLSVEDVGAYPVPAPAAGRASPCSFSERYYGGEGAEGRASPRYAAYKADSFPEGAELARGRRAEPCFLRAAADRSLSPGRAADPLPGYAPGDAPGDRLCAAAGSPEPERSPHSSRDSLEPSSMEASPEMLPAARLSPQPAFARTGGAGLSRKDSLTKAQLYGTLLN; encoded by the exons GAACTCTATAGGCAGGACTGCAGCCTGGCGGCCCAGCTGCTGCAGTGCAGCCAGACCTACGGCAGGGTCCATAAGGTGTCCGAG CTGCCCTCGGAGTTCCAGGAGCGCGTGAGCCTGCACATGGAGAAGCACGGCTGCAGCTTGCCCTCGCCGCTCTGCCACCCGGCCTACGCAGACAGCGTCCCCACCTGCGTCATCGCCAAGGTGCTGGAGAAGCCCGACCCCGCCAGCCTGTCCTCCCGCCTGTCCGACGCCTCGGCCCGCGACCTGGCCTTCGGCGACTGCGGCGAGAAGCCGGGCGCGCGGCCCCCCTACAAGGGCGACATCTACTGCAGCGACACGGCCCTCTACTGCCCCGAGGAGCGGCGGCGCGACCGGCGGCCCAGCGTGGACGCGCCCGGGACCGACGTGGGCTTCCTGCGGGCCCAGAACTCCACCGACAGCGCGGCCGACGAGGAGGACGAGGCCGAGGCGGCCGCCTTCCCCGCCGCCTTCCGGCACGAGGCCTTCCCGGCCTACGCAGCCTCGCTGCCCACGTCCAGCTCCTACTCGAGCTTCAGCGCCACGTCGGAGGAGAAGGAGCCGGCGCCGCCGGGCACGCTCCCCGCCGCGCAGCAGGCCCTGTACCGGCCCGGCCGCGACGAGCTCTTCGAGcgcgcgccgcccgccgccgccgccttccAGGGCAGCCCGCGCTTCGCCAAGGCCGCGGCCGCCGTGGCCGCGCCGCTCGAGGCCGAGGTGGCCCCGGGCTTCGCGCGGACCGTGTCGCCCTACCCGGCCGAGCCCTTCCGCTTCCCGGCGTCGCCGGGCCCGCGCCAGGCGCTCATGCCGCCCAACCTGTGGAGCCTGCGCGCGCAGCCGGGGGCGGCGCGGCTGCCCGGCGAGGACGCGCGCGCGCGCTGGCGGCCGCTGAGCGTGGAGGACGTGGGCGCCTACCCGGTCCCCGCGCCCGCGGCCGGCCGCGCGTCGCCCTGCAGCTTCTCGGAACGCTACTACGGCGGCGAGGGCGCCGAGGGCCGCGCCAGCCCGCGCTACGCCGCCTACAAGGCCGACAGCTTCCCCGAGGGCGCCGAGCTGGCGCGCGGCCGCCGCGCCGAGCCCTGCTTCCTCCGCGCGGCCGCCGACCGCAGCCTGAGCCCCGGCCGCGCGGCCGACCCGCTGCCCGGCTACGCGCCCGGGGACGCACCCGGCGACAGGCTGTGCGCGGCGGCCGGCAGCCCCGAGCCCGAGCGCAGCCCGCACAGCTCCAGGGACTCCCTGGAGCCCAGCTCCATGGAGGCCTCCCCGGAGATGCTCCCGGCCGCGCGCCTCAGCCCGCAGCCGGCCTTCGCGCGGACTGGCGGCGCGGGGCTCAGCCGCAAGGACAGCCTCACGAAGGCCCAGCTCTACGGAACCTTGCTCAACTGA